In one Nicotiana tomentosiformis chromosome 6, ASM39032v3, whole genome shotgun sequence genomic region, the following are encoded:
- the LOC104085430 gene encoding coatomer subunit beta'-1-like — protein MPLRLEIKRKLAQRSERVKAVDLHPTEPWILASLYSGTLCIWNYQTQTMAQSFEVTELPVRSAKFIARKQWIVAGADDMFIRVYNYNTMDKVKVFEAHTDYIRCVAVHPTLPYVLSSSDDMLIKLWDWEKGWLCTQIFEGHSHYVMQVTFNPKDTNTFASASLDRTIKIWNLGSPDPNFTLDAHLKGVNCVDYFTGGDKPYLITGSDDHTAKVWDYQTKSCVQTLEGHTHNVSAVCFHPDLPIIITGSEDGTVRIWHATTYRLENTLNYGLERVWAIGYMKGSRRVVIGYDEGTIMVKLGREVPVVSMDNSGKVIWAKHNEIQTVNIKSVGADYEVTEGERLPLAVKELGTCDLYPQSLKHNPNGRFVVVCGDGEYIIYTALAWRNRSFGQALEIVWSSDGEYAVRESTSRIKIFSKNFQEKKSIRPTFSAEHIYGGTLLAMCSNDFICFYDWTECRLIRRIDVNVKNLYWADSGDLVAIASDSSFYILKYNRDIVSAHLDSGRSVDDQGVEEAFELLYEINERVRTGIWVGDCFIYNNSSSRLNYCVGGEVTTMFHLDRPMYLLGYLANQSRVFLVDKEFNVVGYTLLLSLIEYKTLVMRDDWDRANEVLPSIPKEHHNSVARFLESRGMISEALEVATDPDYRFELAIQLGKLEIAKEIAVIAQSESKWKQLGDLAMSAGMVTDTYSHLSPPFLGKQILRKENKNHLNFQKQVNLEMAEECLKHANDLSGLLLLYSSLGDAEGITKLASFAKEHGKNNVAFLCLFLLGKVDECVQLLVDSNRIPEAAFMARSYLPSKVSEIVAIWKKDLNKVNQKAAEALADPEEYPNLFEHWQIAHAVEARVAEERGVYPPAADYGNFADRPATNLVEAFSNMRMDEEPLENGDMEHEVVEQNGDEVQEHEQDDNQQESQEDAVVVDADSTDGAVLVNGNEVDEEWVLTPRH, from the exons CCTCTAAGGTTGGAGATTAAG AGGAAACTTGCTCAAAGATCAGAAAGGGTAAAGGCCGTGGATCTACATCCTACGGAGCCATG GATACTGGCAAGTTTATATTCGGGGACTCTTTGCATCTGGAACTACCAGACTCAG ACAATGGCACAATCTTTCGAAGTCACTGAATTACCAG TTAGATCAGCGAAATTTATAGCACGCAAGCAGTGGATTGTTGCTGGTGCCGATGACATGTTTATTCGTGTATACAATTATAATACCATGGATAAGGTCAAAGTATTTGAGGCGCACACAGATTATATTAGGTGTGTGGCTGTTCACCCTACTCTACCATATGTGCTGTCATCATCTGACGACATGCTTATAAAGCTCTGGGACTGGGAGAAGGGATGGTTATGCACTCAAATTTTTGAGGGTCATTCCCATTATGTGATGCAAGTCACATTTAATCCTAAAGACACCAATACTTTTGCTAGTGCATCTCTTGATCGGACTATAAAG ATTTGGAACCTTGGCTCTCCTGATCCTAACTTCACGCTGGATGCCCATTTGAAAGGGGTTAATTGTGTTGACTATTTCACTGGTGGTGATAAACCATATCTAATTACTGGTTCCGATGATCATACTGCTAAG GTCTGGGACTATCAGACGAAAAGTTGTGTCCAGACTCTTGAAGGTCACACACACAACGTCTCTGCTGTATGTTTTCATCCAGATCTTCCTATTATAATCACGGGGTCAGAAGATGGTACTGTTCGTATATGGCATGCAACTACTTACAG ACTTGAGAACACGTTGAATTATGGACTTGAAAGAGTTTGGGCTATTGGCTACATGAAAGGTTCAAGAAG GGTTGTAATTGGCTATGATGAGGGAACCATTATGGTAAAACTTGGTCGAGAGGTACCTGTTGTTAGCATGGATAATAGTGGAAAAGTCATATGGGCTAAGCACAATGAGATTCAAACTGTTAACATCAAGAGTGTGGGGGCAGATTACGAG GTTACTGAGGGAGAACGATTGCCTTTGGCTGTCAAGGAATTGGGAACCTGTGACCTATACCCACAA AGTTTAAAGCATAATCCAAACGGAAGGTTTGTCGTTGTTTGTGGAGACGGAGAGTACATCATATATACTGCTCTGGCCTGGAGAAATAGGTCATTTGGCCAAGCCCTGGAAATTGTTTGGTCTTCTGATGGAGAATATGCTGTGAGAGAAAGTACTTCAAGGATTAAGATTTTCAGCAAAAATTTCCAG GAGAAGAAGAGCATCCGGCCCACTTTCTCTGCTGAGCACATCTATGGGGGTACTTTATTGGCAATGTGCTCAAATGATTTCATTTGTTTCTACGATTGGACTGAGTGCAGGTTGATACGAAGAATTGATGTTAATGTCAAA AACCTCTATTGGGCTGACAGTGGTGATCTGGTGGCTATTGCAAGTGATTCTTCATTTTACATACTTAAATACAAT CGCGATATTGTTTCTGCACATTTAGATAGTGGAAGATCTGTAGATGACCAAGGTGTTGAAGAAGCTTTTGAACTTCTTTATGAGATAAATGAACGGGTCAGGACTGGAATTTGGGTTGGAGATTGTTTCATTTACAATAATTCTTCTTCGAGGCTGAACTACTGTGTAGGCGGTGAG GTTACCACAATGTTTCACTTAGACCGACCTATGTACTTGCTGGGATATCTTGCTAATCAAAGTAGGGTTTTCCTGGTTGACAAAGAGTTCAA TGTTGTGGGATATACTTTACTGCTCAGCTTGATCGAGTACAAGACACTTGTGATGCGTGATGACTGGGACAGAGCAAATGAGGTCTTGCCATCAATTCCGAAGGAGCATCATAATAG TGTTGCTCGTTTCTTGGAATCACGAGGAATGATTTCGGAAGCATTGGAAGTTGCAACTGACCCTGACTACAGATTTGAACTTGCCATACAGTTGGGTAAATTAGAGATTGCGAAG GAAATTGCTGTAATAGCGCAGAGTGAATCCAAATGGAAGCAGTTGGGTGATCTAGCAATGTCTGCTGGAATGGTAACTGATACTTACAGCCACTTGAGCCCCCCTTTTTTGGGAAAACAAATTCTGAGAAAGGAGAATAAAAACCACTTGAATTTCCAAAAACAAGTAAAT CTGGAGATGGCAGAGGAATGTTTGAAGCATGCAAATGACTTGAGTGGTTTACTGCTGCTTTATTCTTCATTAGGAGATGCTGAAGGAATAACTAAACTAGCATCTTTTGCCAAAGAGCATGGGAAAAACAATGTTGCATTTCTTTGCCTGTTCCTCTTGGGTAAAGTGGATGAGTGCGTTCAGCTGTTGGTTGACAG CAATCGGATACCTGAGGCTGCATTTATGGCAAGATCTTATCTTCCAAGTAAGGTGTCTGAAATAGTTGCTATTTGGAAGAAGGACCTGAATAAG GTTAACCAGAAAGCAGCAGAAGCTTTGGCTGATCCTGAAGAATATCCCAACCTGTTTGAGCACTGGCAAATTGCACATGCTGTTGAAGCTAGAGTCGCCGAGGAGAG GGGTGTGTACCCACCAGCAGCAGATTATGGAAATTTTGCTGATAGACCAGCTACCAACCTTGTAGAAGCTTTCAGCAACATGAGAATGGATGAAGAACCCCTTGAAAATGGAGATATGGAGCATGAG GTTGTGGAACAGAATGGTGATGAGGTGCAAGAACATGAGCAAGATGACAATCAACAAGAGAGCCAAGAAGATGCTGTTGTGGTTGATGCTGACTCTACTGATGGTGCAGTACTCGTCAATGGAAACGAGGTTGACGAAGAGTGGG TGCTTACACCACGTCACTAG